AGGTGGCTATAGAGAGAGGGAAACGCCTGGCCCCATTCCGAACCCAGAAGCTAAGCCTCTCATCGCTGATAATACTGCTCTTTGCAAGAGTGGAAACGTAGGTCGCTGCCTAGTTCGATCAGATTACCTTTTCTTACTTTACTTAATCAAATTTTCTTTTTACTTTATTTAATTTCTGGATTTTTTATTTATTAGTTTACTTTTCTCCTATATAGCTATTTCATTAGAGTAAATATGTTATTATTATATACTTATATTTATGGATGAAATTATGAAAGAATATATAAAAGATCAGATAAAAAAATCTTACGAAACAAAACAAGCAATCTATGAAAATGAAGAGTTGCTTGACGCTATTGAAACATTGGCAAAAAAATGTGTTGAGATATATCAAACTAATAAAAAAACTATTTTAGCAGGTAATGGTGGAAGTGCAGCGGATGCACAACATATTGCTGCAGAATTAGTGGGTAGATATGGTTTTGACAGAGCTTCTATACCTTCACTTGCACTTACAACTGATACATCAAATTTAACTGCTATCGGGAATGATTATGGTTATGAGTATATCTTTTCTCGTCAATTAGAGGGTATGGGGCAAGAAGGTGATATTTTCATTGGTATATCTACATCTGGTAATTCTCAAAATTTAATTAATGCTTTTGAGTCTGCTATGAAAAAGAAGATCTTTACAGTAGCACTTGTTGGTAAAGATGGTGGTCATATGGCAAAAATGGCAGATCTTGCTATTGTTGTTCCATCTGATTCTACACCGCGTATTCAAGAGTCTCATATCTTAATAGGTCATATTTTATGTGATATTATAGAACAAGAGATCTTTGGTGACGGGATTATGACTAATAGAGATGCATAAAGCTCTATTTTTAGACCGCGACGGTGTAATCAATGTTGAAAAGAATTATCTTCACAAAATTGAAGATGTAGAGTTTATTGAAGGTATTTTTGATCTTTGTAAACATTTTCAACATAAAAACTATCAGATCATTGTAGTGACAAACCAATCAGGCATTGCCAGAGGTTACTATAATGAAAAAGATTTTGAAATACTATCGAAATGGATGATTCAAGAGTTTAAGAATCACGGTATAGAAGTTGCAGAGATATACTTTTGTCCCCATCATCCAAAAATATCAGGTGCATGTGAATGTCGTAAACCTGAACCAGGAATGATATTACAAGCTGCTGCAGAGTATGAGATAGACTTGAAAAACTCTATCATTATTGGGGATAAAGAAAGAGATATTGAAGCAGGTATGAATGCCGGTTTAACTACAACATATTTGTTTGATGAGTCTCAAGAAGTACAACATTCTAAAGCTACAAAAATTGTATCAACTTTACAGGAGATTATAGATGCTAATCCTTAATAGTGGCGGTACATTTAATAAACGTTATAACGATATAACAGGTCAGTTAGAAGTACCATATGATAATTTGGCAATTGATGAGATTTTAGCAGCTTCAAAAGTTAGTTTTTTAATGGCTGGTGTTGTTTATAAAGACTCTTTGGATATGGATATTGAAGATCGTAAAAGAATAGCACAAATAATATCTCAAAGTGAAGAAGCGGAATTTGTAATCGTTCATGGTA
This region of Sulfurimonas sp. C5 genomic DNA includes:
- a CDS encoding D-sedoheptulose 7-phosphate isomerase, translating into MKEYIKDQIKKSYETKQAIYENEELLDAIETLAKKCVEIYQTNKKTILAGNGGSAADAQHIAAELVGRYGFDRASIPSLALTTDTSNLTAIGNDYGYEYIFSRQLEGMGQEGDIFIGISTSGNSQNLINAFESAMKKKIFTVALVGKDGGHMAKMADLAIVVPSDSTPRIQESHILIGHILCDIIEQEIFGDGIMTNRDA
- the gmhB gene encoding D-glycero-beta-D-manno-heptose 1,7-bisphosphate 7-phosphatase — protein: MHKALFLDRDGVINVEKNYLHKIEDVEFIEGIFDLCKHFQHKNYQIIVVTNQSGIARGYYNEKDFEILSKWMIQEFKNHGIEVAEIYFCPHHPKISGACECRKPEPGMILQAAAEYEIDLKNSIIIGDKERDIEAGMNAGLTTTYLFDESQEVQHSKATKIVSTLQEIIDANP